GTCGGGCTGCCCTGGTACGCTCCAGAGACAGTCAAAAGGCTGGTCATTCTCATGGGTTTCGCCGGCCCCTGTCAAGCCAGATTCGGTTCAGGGACGGTCGGAGGGGTCCTCCTCGGGGATGAGGAAGACGGTCTCGCCCGGACGGGCCAGCCCCAGCTCCTCGCGGGCGAGGCGCTCGATGGCGCGAGGATCGGTCTTGAGGCCTGTAATCTCGGCCGCCAAGCGTCCGTTCTCCGCGCGCAGATCCTCGATCTCCCGCCGCAGCGACTCCGCCCGCTCTCTCTGGGCGACGAGGTGCAGGATTCCACGGTCGCCGAAGAGGGAGCCCACGAGGAGGGCGATCAGGGCGATGATGGAGCCTAGGGTAGCCGCCTTCTTGCGGAGCCCGACCTCGCTCCGACCCCGGTCATCTCTGTTCGCCAAGACTTGAACCTTTTCTTTAGATACTAGCGTTAACATATTACCACAATTACTTTTTTAACTACTGTGCGGAGGACGCAATTCCCATCTGTCGCTCCCCCCGGTGTGCCATGGCTTCCTGATAGCGCCGAAGAAGGTCGACGAGCTGGGCGTTGACCCTCTTGAGACGGCGCAGTCCCTCCCGGAAGGCCCGGTGGCTCCGCACCAGGGTACGGGCCGCTCGCGCCCGGCGGCCTTTTAGATAGGAGAAGCCACCCTTCCCGCCGCTGCGAGTGGAGAGCACGTAGTAGGGGCCATGTTTGCGGCCCTGGCGGCAGACGCAGTTCTCCTTGCCGCAGACCCCGTAGCGGGCGAAGAGCGAGCCCTGAAGCTGCTCGCGCAGGCGCAGCAGCTTCTCCACTAGGAGCCTCTGCTCCAGCAGCTGCAGCCGGACCCGCCTCCGTATCGCCTCTGGGTTGGTCACTCTTACAGTAATCTTTTAAAAAACACTGTAAGAATAAATGAGGACGCAGCCCCTGTCAACCCAAATCCTCGGGAGAGCCCGCTCTGGCGAGGGTGTATGATGGCCGCGAAGGGGGCGGCGATGTGGCTGCTGAAGACGGAACCGTCGACCTACAGCTATGCGGACTTGGAGCGCGATGGGAAGGCGACCTGGGACGGGGTCAAGAACCCGGTCGCCCTCAAGAACCTTCGCGCGATGCAGGTGGGGGAGCGGGCGGTCGTCTACCACACGGGGAACGAAAAGGCGGCCGTGGGCTGGGCGGAGGTGACGCGCGCCGCCTATCCCGACCCCAAGGCGAAGGACCCGCGGCTGGTGGTGGTGGACCTGAAGCCCGGGGGACGGCTTGCCCGGCCGGTAACCCTGGCCGAGCTCAAGACGCTGGCCGCTTTCGCGGGCAGCCCCCTCGTGCGCCAGGGGCGACTATCGGTTGTGCCCCTCACCACGGCCCAGGTCCAGGCCATCGAGGCGCGGAGCCGCGGGTGAGCGAACGGATGGTCGTGCTCTCCACCGTGGCCAAGCCCGAGGACGCAGAGGGAATCGCGCGGGTGCTGGTGGAACGCGGCTTGGCCGCGTGCGTGAACATCATTCCCGGCGTAGTGTCCTTCTACCGCTGGAAAGGGGCGGTGGAGCGCGATGAGGAGCGCCTCCTCCTCATCAAGACCCGAGCCGACCGCTTCGAGGCGCTGCGGGCAGCGCTGGTGTCGCTTCACCCCTACGACGTTCCGGAGGCGATTGGAATCCCCGTCGAGGCCGGGCATCGCCCCTACCTGGACTGGCTGGACGAGAGCGTCCGCTAGGGAGCTCCGCGGAATGCGCGGAAGGGCCTGAATTCGCGGGAGTCCTGATTCTCGAGTCCTGATTCTGGAGCCACGATTCTTGACAACCTCGGACTCCACTGGTAGGCTCCGGCCATTCGACTAGCGCCAAGCGCCCCCGCCCACTAGGAGAGTTCGGTGTCCTCTTTGCTGAGAACAGCGCTTCTCGTACTTGTGGCGGGCGTGAGTGCCTTCGCCCTCGGCCACTCCGCGAAGAAATGCGAAGAGAACGTCGTTCGGTATGAGCCCTTCCCCTGCACGCTGTCGCCCAGCGCCCGGGTCGCGGGCCCCAATGGTCTATACCTCGATCTCATGAAGCTCAGCCTCACCGATCTGCTCTACGAGACGGATCAAGCCACGCGCGCCGCGGTTGCGGAGGGCAGGAACTGGCCCTCCCGAGGGCTCACCATGATCGGCGTGAAGCGCCTTGAGAATGTGCAGATGCTGATGGACAAGGTCATGACCGACGGCGTACCCGGCGATTTCATCGAGGCGGGGGCGTGGAGAGGCGGCGCCTGCATCTTCATGCGAGCGGTGCTGGAAGCGCGCGGGGTCAAGGATCGGCGGGTCTGGGTCGCCGACTCTTTCGAGGGCCTGCCGGTGCCGCGCTCCGTCCTGCCCGAAGAGAGATCCATGGCCGTGTCCCTTGAGGTTGTCCAGGACAATTTCCGACGTTATGGGCTGCTCGATGACCAGGTAAAGTTCCTAAAGGGCTGGTTCAAGGACACCCTGCCCAAGGCGCCGATCGGGAAGCTGGCCGTGCTTCGTGTGGATGCGGACCTTTACGAGTCGACGAGAGATGCGCTGACCTTGCTGTATGACAAAGTCTCCCCCGGTGGGTATGTCATCATCGACGACTATGGCTACTACCAGCCCTGCGCGAAGGCGGTCGAGGAGTTCCGGAGCCAGCGGGGCATCAGCGCGCCCGTGATCAAAATCGACTGGACGGGCGTCTACTGGCAGAAGCCGGGGAAGGACGCGGCGAGCAGTTGAACGGGGCCCGGAGCGGCGATTCCGAGCTCTCCTCCGTCGATGGTCGGCCGTACCTCCGGGCAGACCCGGACTACACCCGCCTTCGGCCGCGCCGCCCCTGAAGGGTCCGGTTCAGAAAGTTGACCAAGCGCCGCGCCCTCGGGCTACAATCCGCTCCATGTTTGTCACCGCCCTTCGTCGCGGGCCGCTCTTGGTGGCTCTGATCCCGGGCCGTACCGGGCCGCCAGCGTAGGGGTCGCTTGCTCGCGTCCGCCAAGCGAGAGGGGTGGACCAGCCTCGACGTGGTCATACCCATCTGGAACGAGGAGGAAGCCTTGCCCCTCCTCATCGAGCGTCTCAACTCCGTCTTCACGCCGCGAAGGCTCGCCGACAGCCGGATCCGTAGCGTGCGCTACCTGATCATCGACGACGGTAGCCGGGACCGTTCGGCGGAAATCCTCGGGCGGGAGATCGAGCGTGGCCTGCCCGCGGTTCTCTACCGCTTCTCGAGGAACTTCGGTCACCAGAGCGCGGTCACGGCCGGAATCGACCATTCGGTCGCGGACGCGGTCGTGGTCATGGATGCGGACCTCCAGGACCCCCCGGAGCTGATTCCGGCCATGGTCGAGAGGTGGAGGGAGGGGCACGACGTCGTTTACGGCCAGCGCCGGCGGAGGAAAGAGAACCTCGTCAAAGTCCTTTGCTATGGCGCCTTCTATCGACTGGTCGCCCTGCTGTCGGAGATCAACGTGCCCTTGGACAGCGGGGACTTCTGCCTCATGGACCGGCGGGTCGTGCGCGCCATTTCCGCCCTCCCGGAGAGACTCCGCTTTCCCCGAGGGCTGCGGGCGTGGGTCGGCTTCCGGCAGACGGGGATCGAGTATGACCGCCCGCGCCGGCAGGCCGGCAAGAGCAAGTACAACTTCGCCCGCCTTTACCGACTGGCCACGGACGGGGTGGCGTCCTCGAGCATTCGCCCCTTGAAGCTGGCCCAGGTGTTCAGCGTCTCCTACGTCTTGCTCACACTTCTGTTGGGTCTGCTCCTTCTCTTGCAACAGTCGGTGGGCACGAACCTCAAGATCCCCCCCGTGGTCCTCGTGGGCTACCTGCTGATCGTCATCGGCAACCTCGTTCAGGTCCTCTGCATTTACATCCTTGGCGCATACGTGGGGCGGACCTACCTGGAAGTCAAGGGCCGTCCTCCCTACGTCCTCATGGAGGTCCTCGGCGACCCGCACCACCCCCCTCCGCCCCCCACCAAGCCCGATGTCTGATCTCCCGGGGGCTCCCGGGAGCCAAGAGCCCGGTCCGGTCCGGCACGTCTCCCCCGCCCGGGAACAGGCCTTCCCCGAGGAATGGTACGAGCTGACCTCGCCGAGCCACTTCTGGTTTCAGTGGCGGCTGGCCGCTACCCTCCGACTGATCCGCGAGGTGGGGATCCCGACCGATCGTCCCCTCAAGGCCTTGGAGATCGGCGGTGGCACCGGCGTGCTCCGAGACCAGCTCGAGGCGAGGACGAGCTGGGTGGTGGACATGACCGATCTTCAGCTTGAGGCCTTGCGCCTCGCGCGCCAGGGGCGCGGCCAGAACCTCTACTACGACATCCTGGAGGAGAGGGCACCCTTCCTCGACGCCTACGATGTCATCATCCTCTTCGATGTTCTCGAACACATCGAAGCCACCGGCCCTTTCCTGCGTTCGACCCTGCGGCACCTCAAGAGGGGCGGGTATCTCCTCCTGAACGTCCCGGCCCTGCAGGGCCTGTACGGCGCCTACGACTGGGCGGCCGGGCACGTGCGCCGATACGACAAGCGCAGCTTGAGGGCAGAGTTTGCCCGCCTGGACCTCCAAGTCTGCGCGTTGCGCTACTGGGGAGTGGTCCTGCTCCCCCTCCTCCTCACGAGAAAGCTGCTGCTGCGGCGGAGCGCCACCCAGGCGGAGACGATTCGAACGGGCTTTCAGCCCCCCGGGGACCTCACCCACCTCGTGCTCCGCGGCCTCATGCGGGTGGAGACGAGCCTCTGGCCAAACCCACCGGTCGGGACGTCTCTCCTCCTCGCGGGCCGACGGCTGGGGGACGGCGGCGCCTAGGAGCCGGCCTCCAGGGCACGGCAGCGCACGCCGGGAGGCGGCTGGAAGCGGACGGGGGAGCCGTGGGGGGCGAAGAGGACGAAACGCGTCCGGCCATAGTGAAAGCCCAGCGCACACTCTCCGAGGAGGGTGTAATTCTGGGTGAGTACACTCTCAAAGGAC
The window above is part of the Vicinamibacteria bacterium genome. Proteins encoded here:
- a CDS encoding septum formation initiator family protein — protein: MANRDDRGRSEVGLRKKAATLGSIIALIALLVGSLFGDRGILHLVAQRERAESLRREIEDLRAENGRLAAEITGLKTDPRAIERLAREELGLARPGETVFLIPEEDPSDRP
- a CDS encoding DUF6788 family protein, whose product is MTNPEAIRRRVRLQLLEQRLLVEKLLRLREQLQGSLFARYGVCGKENCVCRQGRKHGPYYVLSTRSGGKGGFSYLKGRRARAARTLVRSHRAFREGLRRLKRVNAQLVDLLRRYQEAMAHRGERQMGIASSAQ
- a CDS encoding EVE domain-containing protein, with amino-acid sequence MMAAKGAAMWLLKTEPSTYSYADLERDGKATWDGVKNPVALKNLRAMQVGERAVVYHTGNEKAAVGWAEVTRAAYPDPKAKDPRLVVVDLKPGGRLARPVTLAELKTLAAFAGSPLVRQGRLSVVPLTTAQVQAIEARSRG
- the cutA gene encoding divalent-cation tolerance protein CutA; translation: MVVLSTVAKPEDAEGIARVLVERGLAACVNIIPGVVSFYRWKGAVERDEERLLLIKTRADRFEALRAALVSLHPYDVPEAIGIPVEAGHRPYLDWLDESVR
- a CDS encoding TylF/MycF/NovP-related O-methyltransferase → MLRTALLVLVAGVSAFALGHSAKKCEENVVRYEPFPCTLSPSARVAGPNGLYLDLMKLSLTDLLYETDQATRAAVAEGRNWPSRGLTMIGVKRLENVQMLMDKVMTDGVPGDFIEAGAWRGGACIFMRAVLEARGVKDRRVWVADSFEGLPVPRSVLPEERSMAVSLEVVQDNFRRYGLLDDQVKFLKGWFKDTLPKAPIGKLAVLRVDADLYESTRDALTLLYDKVSPGGYVIIDDYGYYQPCAKAVEEFRSQRGISAPVIKIDWTGVYWQKPGKDAASS
- a CDS encoding glycosyltransferase family 2 protein; protein product: MLASAKREGWTSLDVVIPIWNEEEALPLLIERLNSVFTPRRLADSRIRSVRYLIIDDGSRDRSAEILGREIERGLPAVLYRFSRNFGHQSAVTAGIDHSVADAVVVMDADLQDPPELIPAMVERWREGHDVVYGQRRRRKENLVKVLCYGAFYRLVALLSEINVPLDSGDFCLMDRRVVRAISALPERLRFPRGLRAWVGFRQTGIEYDRPRRQAGKSKYNFARLYRLATDGVASSSIRPLKLAQVFSVSYVLLTLLLGLLLLLQQSVGTNLKIPPVVLVGYLLIVIGNLVQVLCIYILGAYVGRTYLEVKGRPPYVLMEVLGDPHHPPPPPTKPDV
- a CDS encoding methyltransferase domain-containing protein, with the translated sequence MSDLPGAPGSQEPGPVRHVSPAREQAFPEEWYELTSPSHFWFQWRLAATLRLIREVGIPTDRPLKALEIGGGTGVLRDQLEARTSWVVDMTDLQLEALRLARQGRGQNLYYDILEERAPFLDAYDVIILFDVLEHIEATGPFLRSTLRHLKRGGYLLLNVPALQGLYGAYDWAAGHVRRYDKRSLRAEFARLDLQVCALRYWGVVLLPLLLTRKLLLRRSATQAETIRTGFQPPGDLTHLVLRGLMRVETSLWPNPPVGTSLLLAGRRLGDGGA